One Actinospica robiniae DSM 44927 genomic region harbors:
- a CDS encoding winged helix-turn-helix transcriptional regulator: protein MQAVRRKPGPCAQWDSAETNFIREILDLVGDKWSVLIIGTLAEGPVRYSELADAIPGISQRMLTLTLKHLQRSGLVSRTAYAEVPPRVEYSLTGLGTSLLSTVLDLAAWSAGHHREIRSNQHAFDDAAIRTER from the coding sequence CTGCAGGCCGTGCGGCGCAAGCCGGGCCCGTGCGCGCAGTGGGACAGCGCGGAGACGAACTTCATCCGCGAGATTCTCGACCTGGTCGGCGACAAGTGGAGCGTGCTGATCATCGGCACCCTGGCCGAGGGCCCGGTGCGCTACTCCGAGCTCGCGGACGCGATCCCCGGCATCTCGCAGCGCATGCTCACCCTCACCCTCAAGCACCTCCAGCGCAGCGGCCTTGTGAGCCGCACCGCTTATGCGGAGGTCCCGCCCCGGGTCGAGTACTCCTTGACCGGACTGGGCACCTCGCTGCTCTCGACGGTCCTGGACCTGGCAGCCTGGTCCGCCGGTCACCACCGCGAAATCCGCAGCAACCAGCACGCTTTCGACGACGCGGCGATACGAACGGAGCGGTGA
- a CDS encoding FMN-dependent NADH-azoreductase, translated as MSYLLRIDSSASGDASFSRRVADTFASNWSGRIVTRDLARNPLGHLDAAGITARTIPADRHTPQQRAAAELQDELVAEFLGASAYLLAVPMYNYSMPSVFKAWLDHIMIPGKTFATGGSDPASGRPAILVSARGGGYGPGTPQHGKDFLIPAVETILGDALGLDVHTIAPELTYAPIMEPLKHLLPLHETSLAEAHDLARRSAADLSPAT; from the coding sequence ATGTCCTACCTTCTGCGTATCGATTCCTCCGCCTCCGGCGACGCCTCCTTCTCCCGGCGAGTCGCAGACACCTTCGCCAGCAACTGGAGCGGACGCATCGTCACCCGCGACTTGGCCCGCAACCCGCTCGGCCACCTCGACGCCGCCGGCATCACCGCCCGCACAATCCCCGCCGACCGGCACACCCCTCAACAGCGGGCCGCGGCCGAACTGCAGGACGAACTCGTCGCGGAGTTCCTGGGCGCGAGCGCCTACCTGCTCGCCGTCCCGATGTACAACTACTCGATGCCGTCGGTGTTCAAAGCCTGGCTCGACCACATCATGATCCCCGGAAAGACCTTCGCCACCGGCGGGTCAGATCCTGCCTCCGGCCGTCCGGCCATCCTCGTCTCCGCCCGCGGCGGCGGCTACGGCCCGGGCACCCCGCAGCACGGCAAGGACTTCCTCATCCCGGCCGTGGAGACCATCCTCGGCGACGCACTGGGCCTCGACGTCCACACCATCGCACCGGAATTGACCTACGCACCGATCATGGAGCCTCTCAAGCACCTACTCCCCCTGCACGAGACGTCTCTTGCCGAGGCCCACGACCTGGCCCGCCGCAGCGCCGCAGACCTCTCCCCCGCGACCTGA
- a CDS encoding MarR family winged helix-turn-helix transcriptional regulator: MPTAETAAVATELRTAMGKLTRRVKHEDHIPLGQVSVLGTLDRDGAMTTSDLAADHRVRPQSMARAVGLLMDQGLVVRRAHPTDGRKSLLELSPAGHAALEEERGRRAGWLAQAIELELTAEEREVLARSAVLMERLAAR; encoded by the coding sequence ATGCCCACCGCCGAGACCGCTGCCGTCGCCACCGAACTGCGTACCGCGATGGGCAAGCTCACCCGACGCGTGAAGCACGAGGACCACATCCCGCTCGGCCAGGTCTCCGTGCTCGGCACCCTCGACCGCGACGGGGCCATGACCACCAGCGACCTGGCCGCGGATCACCGGGTCCGCCCCCAGTCCATGGCGCGAGCGGTCGGACTCCTCATGGACCAGGGGCTCGTCGTGCGCCGGGCGCATCCCACGGACGGCCGCAAGTCCCTGCTGGAGCTCTCCCCGGCCGGCCACGCCGCGCTCGAGGAGGAACGCGGGCGCAGGGCGGGCTGGCTCGCCCAGGCCATCGAACTCGAACTCACCGCCGAGGAGCGCGAAGTGCTCGCGCGCAGCGCCGTCCTGATGGAGCGCCTCGCCGCACGTTAA
- the eno gene encoding phosphopyruvate hydratase — protein sequence MVSTALESTDIRSVTARRVLDSRGNPTVEADVLLADGSLGRAIVPSGASTGAREAVELRDEDAERWHGKGVDRAVAHVNNEIAAAVVGRDADDQAGLDAALVALDGTPDKSRLGANALLGVSLAAAKAAAAAHRQPLYRYLGGADARLLPLPMMNIVNGGAHADNPLDFQEFMIAPIGAENFSEAVRMGSEIFHTLRRDLLAAGHATGVGDEGGFAPALRTAEEALDFIMTAVERTGYKPGTDIGLIMDPASSEFFRDGVYVYAGEGVRRTSSEHADYLAKLIDTYPIVSIEDPMAEDDLDGWRELTARVGDRCQLTGDDVFCTNENLLREGIRTGVGNSILVKVNQIGTLTEALGTVAAAHRAGWTVVMSHRSGETEDTTIADLAVATGCGQIKTGSLSRSDRTAKYNQLIRIEEELGASAQYAGGAVLARPNRSTL from the coding sequence ATGGTTTCCACCGCACTCGAGTCCACCGACATCCGTTCCGTCACCGCCCGCAGGGTCCTCGACAGCCGGGGCAATCCCACCGTCGAGGCCGACGTCCTCCTTGCCGACGGATCCCTCGGCCGCGCCATCGTCCCCTCGGGCGCCTCCACCGGCGCACGAGAGGCCGTGGAACTGCGCGACGAAGACGCCGAGCGCTGGCACGGCAAGGGCGTCGACCGCGCGGTCGCGCACGTCAACAACGAGATCGCGGCCGCAGTGGTCGGGCGCGACGCCGACGATCAGGCAGGGCTCGATGCCGCGCTCGTCGCGCTGGACGGCACGCCGGACAAGTCCCGGCTCGGCGCCAACGCGCTCCTCGGCGTCTCGCTCGCCGCCGCGAAGGCCGCTGCCGCGGCTCACCGCCAGCCGCTCTACCGCTACCTCGGCGGCGCCGACGCCCGCCTGCTTCCCCTCCCGATGATGAACATCGTCAACGGCGGCGCCCACGCCGACAACCCGCTGGACTTCCAGGAGTTCATGATCGCTCCGATCGGTGCGGAGAACTTCTCGGAGGCCGTCCGGATGGGCTCAGAGATCTTCCACACGCTGCGGCGCGATCTGCTGGCCGCCGGGCACGCCACCGGCGTCGGCGACGAAGGCGGCTTCGCGCCCGCGCTCCGTACCGCCGAGGAGGCGCTCGACTTCATCATGACGGCCGTCGAGCGCACCGGGTACAAGCCCGGCACGGACATCGGCCTGATCATGGACCCGGCGTCATCAGAGTTCTTCCGCGACGGTGTGTACGTGTACGCGGGCGAGGGTGTGCGCCGTACGTCCAGTGAGCACGCCGACTACCTGGCGAAGCTGATCGACACGTACCCCATCGTCTCCATCGAGGACCCCATGGCCGAGGACGACCTGGACGGCTGGCGCGAGCTGACCGCCCGCGTCGGCGACCGCTGCCAACTCACCGGCGACGACGTGTTCTGCACCAACGAGAACCTGCTGCGCGAAGGCATCCGCACCGGCGTCGGCAACTCGATTCTGGTCAAGGTCAACCAGATCGGCACCCTCACCGAAGCCCTCGGCACTGTCGCCGCCGCGCACCGCGCGGGATGGACGGTCGTGATGTCGCATCGTTCCGGCGAGACGGAGGACACCACCATCGCGGACCTCGCGGTGGCGACGGGCTGCGGCCAGATCAAGACCGGCTCGCTGTCCCGGTCCGACCGCACGGCGAAGTACAACCAACTCATCAGGATCGAGGAGGAGCTCGGCGCTTCCGCGCAGTACGCCGGCGGGGCAGTGCTGGCACGTCCGAATAGAAGCACTTTGTGA
- a CDS encoding GNAT family N-acetyltransferase, whose product MEFAPFDSSTATDADYAAIAEMRARMHAVDRVGSPLPTLASTLELMTKKDAAALASRNFWLARDDSGRLVGFGMVSFPEQENTETAFVSLEVDLGRRREGIGTAFLKAVLPAVQAAGRTRIMAMNVTTGGSDGSDGERFAVALGSVCTLPGLMQTLEVPSVDRTLWDVPAPDGYRLQSWSGPAPEELMPSYTVARNAIADKPAQDSDWEEMEWTPERIREDEASFAAAGQDYRIAIAVHEATGEVAGFTEIVVRPSAPDLAQQIDTAVLKEHRGHGLGRAIKAEMMRRLMAERPEIKQVATTTAADNSYMIAVNHSIGYTDARGLAHFEVSVDDLVARLGN is encoded by the coding sequence GTGGAGTTCGCACCATTCGATTCGAGCACCGCGACCGACGCGGATTACGCGGCGATCGCCGAGATGCGTGCGCGCATGCACGCCGTCGATCGGGTCGGATCTCCGCTGCCCACTCTGGCGTCCACGCTCGAGCTGATGACGAAGAAGGACGCTGCGGCCCTGGCCAGCCGCAACTTCTGGCTGGCCCGCGACGACTCCGGCCGCCTGGTCGGCTTCGGGATGGTGTCGTTCCCCGAGCAGGAGAACACGGAGACGGCGTTCGTCTCCCTCGAAGTCGACCTCGGCCGCCGCCGCGAGGGGATCGGCACCGCGTTCCTCAAGGCGGTCCTCCCGGCGGTCCAGGCCGCCGGGAGGACGCGCATCATGGCGATGAACGTCACCACCGGCGGCTCCGACGGCTCCGACGGCGAGCGCTTCGCCGTGGCACTCGGCTCGGTCTGCACGCTCCCCGGGCTGATGCAGACGCTCGAGGTCCCGTCGGTCGATCGCACGCTGTGGGACGTCCCCGCGCCGGACGGGTACCGCCTGCAGAGCTGGTCGGGTCCGGCGCCCGAGGAGCTCATGCCCTCCTACACCGTGGCGCGCAACGCCATCGCCGACAAGCCGGCCCAGGACTCGGACTGGGAGGAGATGGAATGGACGCCGGAACGCATCCGCGAGGATGAGGCCTCGTTCGCCGCGGCCGGGCAGGACTACCGGATCGCCATCGCCGTCCACGAGGCCACCGGCGAGGTCGCCGGCTTCACGGAGATCGTCGTCCGACCCTCGGCGCCCGACCTCGCCCAGCAGATCGACACCGCCGTGCTGAAGGAACACCGCGGCCACGGACTCGGCCGGGCGATCAAGGCCGAGATGATGCGCCGCCTGATGGCGGAGCGGCCCGAGATAAAGCAGGTGGCGACCACGACCGCGGCGGACAACAGCTACATGATCGCCGTGAACCACTCGATCGGTTACACCGACGCACGAGGGTTGGCGCACTTCGAGGTCTCGGTCGACGATCTGGTCGCACGGTTGGGAAACTGA
- a CDS encoding SMI1/KNR4 family protein yields the protein MSAIEDIDAFIRIVKTHDGTVNYHEDPPDAALIEEAEQILGVTFPPSYRHFLAEIGGCDIEGEEFYGLFRRRDDPQQIMGTASFSLQERQDSQMPATMLVLQYDGMGGIYVLDTAQTDADGEAPVLVYLPPWVTNGRPLEYIASSFGAFALRKARRVIGR from the coding sequence ATGAGCGCGATTGAGGACATTGACGCGTTCATCCGCATCGTCAAGACCCACGACGGGACCGTCAACTACCACGAGGACCCGCCGGACGCCGCGCTGATCGAGGAGGCCGAGCAGATCCTTGGTGTGACCTTCCCACCCTCCTACCGGCACTTCCTTGCCGAGATCGGCGGGTGTGACATCGAGGGCGAGGAGTTCTACGGCCTGTTTCGCCGCCGCGATGACCCACAGCAAATCATGGGGACCGCGAGCTTCTCGCTCCAAGAACGCCAGGATTCCCAGATGCCGGCCACGATGCTCGTCCTCCAGTACGACGGCATGGGCGGAATCTACGTCCTCGACACCGCCCAGACAGACGCTGACGGCGAAGCTCCCGTGCTGGTCTACCTGCCGCCCTGGGTGACCAACGGTCGACCGCTCGAATACATCGCATCGAGCTTCGGGGCGTTCGCCCTCAGGAAGGCCCGCCGTGTGATCGGGCGGTGA
- a CDS encoding IS110 family transposase, which produces MGDQMMVWRDEQEADGRVERVAALDIAKASAVVCLRVPGAGARRVQRTWKVAALTSAINELGDLLVCQGVELVVMEATGDYWRPFFYLLESRGLRVWLVNARDVKNVPGRAKTDRLDAVWLAKLAERGMLRASFIPPRPVRELQDLTRLREVLVGERTRYRNRVEKVLEDALIKLSLEASDLFGVSGRAMLDALVSGQRSPAVIADLARGTLRNKIPALRKTLEGRFTEHHAYQLRLLLANNDRLDAQIAELDAEIERRIRDLEAGGPRPPDGMGVLERLDEIPGVGRACAQAIVAEIGLDMSAFPTPGHLASWAKLTPRAIQSGSKNTHGPTGKGNRWLKGPLGQAANSAKRGQTFLGARYRRLIRHMPKKKAQTAIARNILEIAWHLINDPALRFRDLGPDWHERHLNQARATRNHQRALENLGYTVTLTRA; this is translated from the coding sequence ATGGGCGATCAGATGATGGTTTGGCGGGATGAGCAGGAAGCCGACGGGCGTGTCGAGCGGGTGGCAGCGCTCGATATCGCCAAGGCGTCGGCGGTGGTGTGTCTGCGGGTGCCCGGGGCCGGTGCGCGGCGGGTGCAGCGGACCTGGAAGGTGGCCGCGCTCACCTCGGCGATCAACGAGTTGGGCGACCTTCTGGTGTGTCAGGGGGTGGAGTTGGTGGTGATGGAGGCGACCGGGGATTACTGGCGGCCGTTCTTCTACCTGCTCGAGTCCCGTGGGCTGCGGGTGTGGCTGGTCAACGCCCGGGATGTGAAGAACGTGCCGGGCCGGGCCAAGACCGACCGGCTCGATGCGGTGTGGCTGGCGAAGCTGGCCGAGCGCGGGATGCTGCGCGCCTCGTTCATACCTCCCCGGCCGGTGCGGGAGTTGCAGGACCTGACCCGGTTGCGCGAGGTGCTGGTCGGTGAGCGCACCCGGTACCGCAACCGGGTGGAGAAGGTCTTGGAGGACGCGCTGATCAAGCTCTCGCTCGAGGCCTCGGACCTGTTCGGGGTCTCCGGGCGCGCGATGCTCGATGCGCTCGTGAGCGGGCAGCGCTCCCCGGCGGTGATCGCGGACCTGGCCCGGGGCACGCTGCGCAACAAGATTCCGGCGCTGCGCAAGACCCTCGAGGGCCGCTTCACCGAACACCACGCCTACCAGCTGCGCCTGCTGCTGGCCAACAACGACCGCCTGGACGCGCAGATCGCCGAGCTCGACGCCGAGATCGAGCGCAGGATCCGGGACCTCGAGGCGGGCGGCCCCCGGCCCCCGGACGGTATGGGCGTGCTCGAACGCCTCGATGAGATCCCCGGGGTCGGGCGCGCCTGCGCGCAGGCGATCGTCGCGGAGATCGGCCTGGACATGAGCGCCTTTCCCACCCCCGGCCACCTCGCCTCCTGGGCGAAGCTGACCCCGCGCGCCATCCAGTCCGGGTCGAAGAACACCCACGGCCCGACCGGGAAAGGCAACCGGTGGCTGAAAGGACCCCTCGGACAGGCCGCCAACAGCGCCAAACGCGGCCAGACCTTCCTCGGCGCCCGCTACCGCCGGCTGATCAGACATATGCCGAAGAAGAAGGCGCAGACCGCCATCGCCCGCAACATCCTCGAGATCGCCTGGCACCTGATCAACGACCCCGCCCTACGCTTCCGCGACCTCGGACCCGACTGGCACGAACGCCACCTCAACCAGGCCCGCGCCACCCGCAACCACCAACGCGCCCTGGAAAACCTCGGCTACACCGTCACCCTCACCCGGGCATAA
- a CDS encoding transposase, with amino-acid sequence MNAIRTQHTPEWQKVYNQRAGIEGTISQAVRISDLRHSRYRGLPKNHLQNVLTGIAINIRRLGAHYAPTQTKPRRPTRIQALYDTHHIGKPA; translated from the coding sequence ATGAACGCGATCCGCACCCAGCACACCCCAGAATGGCAGAAGGTTTATAACCAGCGCGCCGGTATCGAGGGCACCATCTCCCAGGCCGTACGCATCAGCGATCTACGCCACTCCCGCTACCGCGGGCTCCCCAAAAACCACCTCCAAAACGTCCTGACCGGCATCGCGATCAACATCAGACGCCTCGGCGCGCACTACGCGCCCACCCAGACCAAACCCCGCCGACCCACCCGTATACAAGCCCTCTACGACACCCACCACATCGGCAAACCCGCCTAA
- a CDS encoding transposase — translation MRVRDALGPLFADEDFEHERFAGMFAALGRPALSPGLLAMVTVLQFLHNLSDREAVVAMADRISWKYALGLDVAETGFDASVLAEFRARLAEPGRADALLDTVLDKLKAAGLVRAGGRARTDSTHVLAAVRSLGRVEMLGESVRAALEEIARVAPERVVPLLAPGWEERYGRKVETSRLIGRGRGKATMEELAGRFGADGSLLLETLKADPTAGWVLRLPQVRLLAQVWEQHFERSEGGGWVLKAVTDLPPAAELPISPYDPDARYAVKRASGWEGGKVHLTESCDEDLPHLVTDVATSAATVQDSAQTTDIQERLLARGLGPGVHVMDAGYPTAANLIAAAGHGITLIAPVTVSSGRGAKTGTFSPASSRSTGTPGAPAARARR, via the coding sequence ATGCGGGTGCGTGATGCGCTCGGGCCGTTGTTCGCCGATGAGGATTTCGAGCACGAGCGGTTCGCCGGGATGTTTGCGGCGCTCGGCCGGCCCGCGCTTTCGCCGGGGTTGCTGGCGATGGTCACGGTGTTGCAGTTCCTGCACAACCTCTCGGACCGGGAGGCGGTGGTGGCGATGGCGGACCGGATCTCGTGGAAGTACGCGCTGGGCCTGGATGTGGCTGAGACCGGGTTCGACGCGTCGGTGCTGGCCGAGTTCCGGGCCCGGCTGGCCGAGCCGGGGCGCGCGGACGCGCTGCTCGATACCGTGCTGGACAAGCTCAAGGCGGCCGGGCTGGTGCGCGCGGGCGGGCGGGCGCGTACGGACTCGACGCATGTGCTCGCGGCGGTGCGCTCGCTGGGCCGGGTCGAGATGCTCGGCGAGAGTGTGCGTGCGGCGCTCGAGGAGATCGCGCGGGTCGCTCCGGAGCGGGTCGTGCCGCTGCTGGCGCCGGGGTGGGAGGAGCGGTACGGGCGCAAGGTCGAGACCTCCCGGCTGATCGGGCGCGGGCGGGGCAAGGCCACGATGGAGGAGTTGGCCGGGCGGTTCGGCGCGGACGGCTCGCTGCTGCTCGAGACGCTTAAGGCGGACCCCACGGCCGGGTGGGTCCTTAGGCTGCCGCAGGTACGGCTGCTCGCCCAGGTCTGGGAGCAGCACTTCGAGCGGAGTGAGGGCGGCGGATGGGTGCTCAAAGCCGTCACCGACCTGCCGCCCGCGGCCGAGTTGCCGATCTCTCCGTACGACCCGGATGCCCGCTACGCGGTCAAACGCGCGAGCGGGTGGGAGGGAGGCAAGGTCCACCTGACCGAGTCCTGCGACGAGGATCTCCCGCACCTGGTCACGGATGTCGCCACGAGCGCGGCGACCGTGCAGGATTCCGCGCAGACAACTGATATCCAGGAACGGCTCCTGGCGCGCGGGCTGGGCCCGGGCGTGCATGTGATGGACGCCGGGTATCCCACCGCCGCGAACCTCATCGCCGCGGCCGGCCACGGCATCACCCTGATCGCGCCGGTCACCGTCTCGAGCGGGCGGGGCGCGAAGACCGGGACCTTCAGCCCGGCGAGTTCGAGATCGACTGGGACACCGGGCGCGCCCGCTGCCCGGGCGAGAAGGTGA
- a CDS encoding tRNA(His) guanylyltransferase Thg1 family protein, with amino-acid sequence MKFSELEAAQRERERYHALSVPEGQWIVIRVDGRGFTSLTNAHFGKPFDDRFGELMATTAAAMIEEFAGLYVYTQSDEISLLLAHSDGSFGRSVEKLVSLSAATASAAFTHAAAQSVSFDSRIWTGDAVGDVVDYFAWRQADAQRNALNTCLYWALRQNGLTARQAQRRMEAMARGAKEEALADYGPAFEERPAWQRRGVGMWFETVERDGYDPRDQTRVTVIRRQLHREPDLPGGTEYRDMVAALTGGGFPASCQAEERRDSLARVGTQL; translated from the coding sequence GTGAAGTTCAGCGAGCTCGAGGCCGCACAGCGCGAACGCGAGCGGTACCACGCGCTGTCCGTCCCCGAGGGACAGTGGATCGTCATCCGCGTGGACGGCCGGGGGTTCACGTCCCTGACCAATGCGCACTTCGGCAAGCCCTTCGACGACCGGTTCGGCGAACTCATGGCCACCACGGCCGCTGCGATGATCGAGGAGTTCGCCGGCCTTTACGTCTACACGCAGAGCGACGAGATCTCCTTGCTCCTGGCGCATTCTGACGGCTCCTTCGGCCGGAGCGTGGAGAAGCTCGTCTCGCTCAGCGCCGCCACCGCAAGCGCCGCCTTCACCCACGCTGCCGCGCAAAGCGTCTCCTTCGACTCGCGCATCTGGACCGGTGACGCAGTAGGCGACGTCGTCGACTACTTCGCCTGGCGCCAAGCCGACGCCCAGCGCAACGCCCTCAACACCTGCCTCTACTGGGCGCTTCGCCAGAACGGCCTGACCGCGCGGCAGGCGCAGCGTCGCATGGAGGCAATGGCCCGCGGCGCCAAGGAGGAAGCCCTGGCCGACTACGGTCCCGCGTTCGAGGAGCGCCCGGCATGGCAGCGGCGCGGGGTCGGCATGTGGTTCGAGACCGTGGAAAGGGACGGATACGACCCGCGGGATCAAACGCGCGTGACGGTGATCCGCCGCCAGCTGCACCGCGAACCGGACCTCCCGGGAGGCACCGAGTACCGCGATATGGTTGCGGCCCTCACCGGCGGCGGGTTTCCAGCATCCTGCCAAGCCGAAGAACGCCGCGACAGCCTTGCCCGCGTCGGCACGCAGCTCTAA
- a CDS encoding DUF6086 family protein, protein MSQYFRLADVALWSPSNGASGLFLQQASVFEAQIGMTSGIGPMEEDEAEVDGALLGEFVSTLLDWRSRTNHTVMTALSDGFIATCVVLAERAGASLRWPEPLTAASSLHDVQVGAETGFGDGWQGSVREQAALLARAMCR, encoded by the coding sequence ATGAGCCAGTATTTTCGGCTGGCAGACGTGGCGTTGTGGAGCCCGTCGAACGGCGCATCGGGGTTGTTCTTGCAGCAGGCGAGCGTATTCGAGGCCCAGATCGGTATGACCTCAGGGATCGGCCCGATGGAGGAGGACGAGGCCGAGGTCGACGGCGCCCTCCTCGGAGAGTTCGTCAGCACATTGTTGGACTGGCGCAGCCGCACGAACCACACCGTCATGACGGCGCTCTCCGACGGCTTCATCGCCACATGCGTCGTCCTGGCCGAGCGCGCCGGTGCCAGCTTGCGCTGGCCGGAGCCGTTGACCGCCGCGAGCAGCCTGCACGATGTGCAGGTCGGTGCCGAAACGGGGTTCGGCGACGGATGGCAGGGCAGCGTACGCGAACAAGCGGCGCTTCTCGCTAGGGCCATGTGCCGCTGA
- a CDS encoding TauD/TfdA family dioxygenase: MISEAGSWQPLTISPGTVGDTGGDGGLLGYLGDGDRLSALLTEHKALVFRQFEVSTEQLGAVLDLMLPNRLAYVHGNSPRTKVGRNVYTSTEYPAEFTISMHNELSYAAAWPSRLAFYCERAAASGGATPVVDAARWLEELDPQVREAYAGGVRYQQNLHGGAGLGKSWQDTFETVDRDEVEAFLSESGAEWKWIGNGVRISQIRPSTARHPVTGTEVWFNQSDQWHPAALGDETALALAKVMPAEELPQSVTFADGSPIPAEYVLQVRDRGLAAAVDVDWHAGDLLLIDNVLVGHGRRPYAGERRVLVAMSR, translated from the coding sequence ATGATCAGCGAGGCCGGCTCGTGGCAGCCGTTGACAATCTCTCCGGGCACGGTGGGTGACACCGGAGGGGATGGCGGTCTGCTCGGCTATCTCGGGGACGGCGACCGGCTCAGTGCACTGCTGACCGAGCACAAGGCTCTGGTGTTCCGGCAGTTCGAGGTGAGCACGGAGCAGCTCGGCGCCGTGCTCGACCTGATGCTGCCGAACCGCTTGGCCTACGTGCACGGCAACTCCCCGCGCACCAAGGTGGGGCGCAACGTCTACACCTCCACCGAGTACCCGGCCGAGTTCACCATCTCCATGCACAACGAGCTCTCCTACGCCGCGGCGTGGCCGTCCCGGTTGGCCTTCTACTGCGAGCGGGCAGCCGCGAGCGGCGGTGCGACACCGGTGGTGGACGCGGCCCGCTGGCTCGAGGAGCTCGATCCGCAGGTGCGCGAGGCGTATGCCGGCGGCGTGCGCTACCAGCAGAACCTGCACGGCGGCGCGGGCCTGGGCAAGAGCTGGCAGGACACCTTCGAGACCGTGGACCGCGACGAGGTCGAGGCCTTCCTGTCCGAGTCCGGGGCCGAATGGAAGTGGATCGGCAACGGTGTGCGGATCAGCCAGATCCGGCCGTCCACCGCTCGCCATCCGGTGACCGGCACGGAGGTCTGGTTCAATCAGTCCGATCAGTGGCATCCCGCGGCGCTGGGCGACGAGACCGCGCTGGCGCTGGCGAAGGTGATGCCGGCCGAGGAGCTGCCGCAGTCGGTCACTTTCGCCGACGGCAGCCCGATCCCGGCCGAGTACGTCCTCCAGGTGCGCGACCGGGGGCTGGCGGCCGCCGTCGATGTGGACTGGCACGCCGGCGACCTGCTGCTGATCGACAACGTTCTGGTCGGACACGGTCGGCGGCCGTATGCCGGCGAGCGGCGGGTGCTGGTGGCGATGTCCCGATGA
- a CDS encoding TauD/TfdA family dioxygenase yields MTERMLPAVVEAAGSQESVTGRIRAEHDEIHKLLVERGAVLLRGFEIGGVDGFDAVVRELSGAPLTYSERSSPRSTIKGQVYTSTDYPPNEEIFLHNENSYQAVWPLTLYFYCITAPLTLGATPLADIGEVYRSIDPDVREEFRRRRWTVVRNFHPDFGVQWQHVFNTEDRDAVARYCAGRGIELEWRDGGGLRTRAVRDAVHRHPVTGEETWFNHATFFHITTQAADVQTGLRTFFADEDLPTNTYYGDGGRIPDDVMEHLRGCYQAARTRFDYRAEDVLVVDNMRVAHGRESFTGPRKVAVAMATPSG; encoded by the coding sequence ATGACCGAGCGCATGCTGCCGGCCGTGGTCGAGGCCGCCGGATCACAGGAGTCTGTCACCGGCCGGATTCGGGCCGAGCACGACGAGATCCACAAGCTGCTCGTCGAACGCGGCGCGGTGCTGCTGCGCGGGTTCGAGATCGGCGGGGTGGACGGGTTCGACGCGGTCGTGCGGGAGCTCTCCGGCGCGCCGCTGACCTACTCCGAGCGCTCCTCGCCGCGCAGCACCATCAAGGGCCAGGTCTACACCTCGACGGACTACCCGCCGAACGAGGAGATCTTCCTGCACAACGAGAACTCGTATCAGGCCGTGTGGCCGCTGACGCTTTACTTCTACTGCATCACCGCCCCGCTCACCCTCGGCGCCACACCGCTCGCCGACATCGGCGAGGTCTACCGGTCGATCGACCCGGATGTGCGCGAGGAGTTCCGCCGGCGGCGATGGACCGTGGTGCGCAACTTTCATCCCGACTTCGGTGTGCAGTGGCAGCACGTGTTCAACACCGAAGACCGGGACGCCGTCGCGCGGTACTGCGCCGGCCGGGGCATCGAGCTGGAGTGGCGCGACGGCGGCGGCCTGCGCACCCGCGCGGTGCGCGACGCCGTCCACCGGCACCCGGTCACCGGCGAGGAGACCTGGTTCAACCACGCGACGTTCTTCCACATCACCACTCAGGCTGCTGACGTGCAGACCGGCCTGCGCACCTTCTTCGCCGACGAGGACCTGCCGACCAACACGTACTACGGCGACGGCGGCCGGATACCGGACGACGTGATGGAGCATCTGCGGGGCTGCTACCAGGCGGCTCGCACCCGCTTCGACTACCGGGCCGAGGATGTGCTCGTGGTCGACAACATGCGCGTCGCGCACGGCCGTGAATCCTTCACCGGGCCGCGCAAGGTCGCGGTCGCGATGGCCACGCCCTCGGGCTGA